The stretch of DNA AAGACCGACCGCGCGGCAATGTCGGGCGGCACGCCGTATCAGCGGCTCAACCTGATGGTCGGCAAGCTCAACCGCGCGATGCAGCGCAATCCGCTGCTGACCGAGGCGATGACCCGGGCATTCGTGTTCGCCGACGCCTCTGCCGCCGGTGAGGTTGATCATGTCGGCAAGCTGATGGACTCGATGTTCGCCCGGGCGATGAGCGACGGCGAGCCGACCGAGGACCAGTACCACATTGCGCGCGTGATCTCCGACGTCTGGTTGTCCAATCTGCTGGCCTGGCTCACCCGGCGCGCATCGGCAACCGACGTCAGCAAGCGGCTGGATCTTGCCGTACGACTACTCATCGGCGACGGCGAGCACCCTAAGATTTAGCGGGTGGCGTCACCGCTACCAATCGAACTGCAACGCGCGCTCACCACAGCCGCCCGGGTTCCGCGGCTCCTGGTGGCGTGCGACTACGACGGCACCATGGCCCCGATCGTCGCGAATCCCGACGATGCGCGTCCCCTGATGGAATCAGCAGCGGCGCTGCGCTCGCTTGCGGCGTTGCCGTCGACGACGGCTGCACTGATCTCCGGTCGTGCACTGCGCGACCTCGCGACGCTGTCGCGGATGCCCGCCGAGGTTCATCTGGTCGGCTCCCACGGCTCTGAGTTCGACACCGGCTTCGTGCACGCGATCGACGATGCCGCCAAGACCCTGCTGGGTAAGATCAAGGACGCGTTGAGCGCGATCGCGGCGGAGTATCCGGGCGTCGCTGTCGAAATCAAGCCGGCCAGTGTGGCGCTGCACGTGCGCAACGCCGATTCCACCGACGCAAATGAGGCGCTGAAGAAGGCGCGCGCCGCGTCGCAGCACTGGGATGCGCAGATCACCGAGGGCAAGGCTGTTCTCGAGTTCGCGGTCATCCAGACCGACAAGGGCCAGGCGCTCGACATCTTGCGGCACCAGAACGGCGCGTCGGCCGCGGTGTTCATCGGCGACGACGTCACCGACGAGAAGGCGTTCCGCCGGTTGCACGGACCCGACGTCGGCATCAAGGTCGGCGACGGTGACACGTTGGCGGGCTATCGCATCGAATCGCCGGAAGATGTTGCGACGGTGCTGGAATGCCTGCTCGACGCGCGTCGAACCTGGTTGCTCGGCGGACACACCACGCCGATCGAGCGGCTGACGATGCTGTCCAACTCGCGCACAGTCGCCCTGCTGACGCCCGACGCCGACGTGGTGTGGATGTGCCATCCGCAGGCCGATTCGGCCGCCGTGTTCTCCCGACTGCTCGGCGATGCGACAGCAGGACACTTCTCGATCGGCCCTCAGCGCGAGGCGCTGCCGCTCTCACAGCGCTACGTGACCGGCACGATGACCGTCGAAACCCGTTGGGCCAGTTTGCTTGTCACCGATTACCTGTCACACGACGTCGGCGCAGGCCGCACCGACCTGATCCGGGTGATCAGCGGCCAAGCCCCGGCGGTTGTCGAGTTCGCGCCGCGGCCCGAGTTCGCCCAGGCCCCGGTGCATCTGCGCGTCGACGACGGTGGCCTACGGGTGTTCGCGACCAACGACCCGATGGTGTTGCGCTCACCAGGCGTGCAGTGGGAGATCGTTCCCGACGGCATTCACCAGACTGCGCAGGCCGTCATCGACCCGTCCCAAGGTCCGGTTGTGCTGGAATTGCGCTGCGGTACAGAGGATTTGGCCGAAGCTCCGGTCGACGATGCGTCACGGCGCGCACGCGCGGAGGGCTATTGGAGCGATTGGGTTTCGCGCCTTTCGCTGCCGTCGCTGAAACCGGAGCTGATGAAGCGGTCGGCCTTGACGCTTCGGGGCTTGGTACATGCCGATACCGGCGCGATCATGGCAGCGGCCACCACATCGCTGCCAGAGGAGATCGGTGGCGTTCGCAACTGGGATTACCGCTACTGCTGGATCCGCGACGCGGCGATGACCGCCTCGGCGATGGTGTCGCTTGGCTCGACCGTCGAGGCGGAGGGCTATCTGAACTGGCTGCACGGGGTGATCGAGACGATGCACGGGCCCGAGCGGCTGCATCCGCTGTATGCGCTGTCCGGAGCGATCCTCGGCCCTGAGGCGGTCATCGACTCGCTGCCTGGGTATGCGGGTTCGCGGCCTGTGCGGGTCGGCAACGCTGCCAACGTTCAGGTGCAGCTCGACGTATTCGGTCCTGTGGTGCAGCTGATCTGCGATCTGAGTCATCGCCGGGTAGCCGACGGTGTTTCGGCTGCGCTGACGGATGCTGACTGGAACCTGGTCAGCGAGATGGTGTTCGCCGTCGAAAGCCGTTGGGTGGAGCCGGATCACGGCATCTGGGAAATTCGCGGCAATCCTCGGCATCACGTCTACTCCAAGGTGATGTGCTGGTTGACGGTGGACCGTGCGCTGAAGCTGGCCAGGGAGTTCGGTCGCGAAGCCCCGCCCGGTTGGGCCACGCTACGCGATGCGATCTCAGCGCAGGTCCGCGAACGCGGCTGGAACGACGAGGTGCGCTCGTTCACCGCCGCGTACGACGGCACCGACCTCGACGCCGCCACGCTGCACATCGGGCTGTCGGGGTTGATCGACCCCTCCGACGAGCGATTCGCCGCCACGGTCGTCGCCACCGAAGCCGAATTGCGTAGCGGTGCAACCGTTTACCGATACCACCGTGACGACGGGCTGCCGGGCACCGAGGGCGGCTTCCATCTATGCGCTGCCTGGCTGCTCGAGGCATACCTGCTGACGGATCAGCGCTCGCAGGCCGAGGCGCTGTTCGACCGGCTGGTCGCAGCGGCGGGTCCGACGGGTTTGTTGTCCGAGGAGTACGACCCGGTCGCCGAGCGCGCGCTGGGCAACCACCCACAGGCCTACAGCCACATCGGGCTGCTGCGCTGCGCGCAACTTCTCGACACTTAGGGTTTTCGGCGCGGTAGCAGACTCTGAGCGGGCGTAGGCGCGCCGAAATCGCTCAAGCGGGGGGGCCTGCGGTGCGGCCGCGCACCACTTCGGTTGGCAGCACATCCACTACCGGCAGGCCGTCGCGCGGCGGGTTGTGCAGCAGCCGGCCTGCGCGGCGGCCCTTCTCCATGCTCGGCTGCACGACCGTCGTCAGGCCGCGGCGCACTGCGTCCGGGATGCCGTCGAATCCGGTGACCGTCATCTGGCCCGGCACGTAGATCCCCCGCGCGCGCAGGTAGTCCATCGCAGACAACGCGAGCACGTCAGCAGTGCACATCAGCGCGGTGATTCGCGGATTCGCGTCCAGCGCCACCTCGGCCGCCGCGCCACCCGACGTCGGGAGGTGCTCATGACTCTCCACCACGGTCAGCGACGTGGGATCCAGCCCAACCCCCCGCATCGCGTCGTAGACGCCGTGGATGCGCTCACGCTGCACATGAAAGTGCGGTGTCTGCACGCGATCAGGATCCGCGACCGTGGGCCTGGGCCCGCCGAGCGGCCAGTCGCGGCCGAGCCGCATGGTCAGCAGACCGATCTCCCGATGGCCCAGTCCCACAACATATTCCGCCAATTTTCGCATCGCCGCGCGGTCGTCGATGCTGACCCGAGAGGTGCCAGGAACATCTTTGGGCTGATCGACGACCACCACAGGCAGATGCCGCTGCTGCACGACGGACAGGTACGGGTCGTCGTCCGAGGCCGAGTAGACGACGAAGCCGTCGACGCCCGCTGCCAGCACAGCCGCCGACCCGTCGCCGACGCTGCGGTTCGGCCCGATGGCAACCAGAAGCAGGCCCTGTCCCGCCTCCTCGCACGATTCGGCAAGTCCGGCAACGAAATCCAGCGCGGCAGGATCGGAGAACGAATAATTCAACGGCTCGGTGATCATCAGGCCGACCGCGCCGGCCTTACGGGTGCGCAGTGATCGAGCGACCGGGTCCGGTCCCGGGTATCCCAGCCGCTTGGCGGTGGCCAGCACACGCTCGCGAAGGTCGGGTGACAGTTGATCCGGCCGGTTGTACGCATTGGAGATGGTGGTCCGCGAGACCTTGAGCTCGGCCGCCAACGAGGCCAGCGTCGCACGCCGCCTGGGCGTGGGACTCCTCGACATGCTCCCCGAGGTTAGCGGATCGAGTTGATAAAGCCCGGTAGACGTGCGCTAGAGTAATTGGAAACGGTTTTCATTTGTATTAGGAGCAGGCAATGCGCGCGATCAAGGCAGCGGTGGGTCTGACTTTGGGCACGGCACTGATCGCCGGTGCGGTCGGCTGCAGCCATGACAACAAGGCCGCGTCCAACCATCAACACGGAACGGCGTCGGTGGTGGCCTCGACGAACGTGTGGGGCAGCGTGGCCAGCGCCGTCGCCGGTGACCACGCGTCGGTCAAGTCGATCATCTCCAACCCCGCCGACGACCCGCACTCCTTCGAGGCCACCCCCTCCGACGCCGCCGCCATCACGGACGCGACGCTGGTCGTCTACAACGGCGGCGGCTACGACCACTGGGTCGACGACGTGCTGTCCGGCCACAAGGACGTGACGGCCGTCGACGCCTACTCGCTGCTGCCGGCTTCTGTTCCGCAGCCGGCGAATGAGCATGTGTTCTACGACCTGGAGACCGTCAAGTCAGTCGCCAATCAGATCGCCGACAAGCTGTCGCAGGCCGACGCCGAGCACGCCAACGACTACAAGGCCAACGCCGCCAAGTTCGCCGACCAGGCCGACACCATCGCCGCCGCGGAGCGGGCGATCGGAGCTGCGCATCCCGGAGCGACCGTGGTCGCGACCGAGCCCGTCGCGCACTACCTGCTGACCAATTCTGGAATCACCGACAAGACGCCCGAGGGCTTCACCAAGGCCATCGAAGGCGACAGTGATCCGTCGCCTGCCGACCTTGCCGCCATGCTCGACCTGATCAAGACGCGCCAGGTGTCGGCGCTGGTCTACAACACCCAAACCCAGACCGACGTCACGAAGCAGCTCGAGGACGCCGCCAACCAAGCCTCGGTGCCTGTCATCACAGTGACGGAGACGCTTCCCGCCGACACCGACTACCTGACCTGGCAGCGGCAGACCGTGGACCAGATGGCGAACCAGCTGGACAAGGCGCCGCAGGCGAACCGATAAGTTCTGTCTGTGGCTGCTGACGTCATCGCCGAACTGACCGGCGCCCGGCTGGCATTCGGCGACCGCGTGCTGTGGGACCACCTCGACCTGACCGTGCGCGCCGGTGAGTTCGTCGCCGTGCTTGGCCCCAACGGAACCGGTAAGACCTCGCTGCTCAAGGTGCTGCTCGGCC from Mycobacterium sp. JS623 encodes:
- the kstR gene encoding cholesterol catabolism transcriptional regulator KstR, which gives rise to MAVLAESELGSEAQRERRKRILDATLAIASKGGYEAVQMRAVAERADVAVGTLYRYFPSKVHLLVSALGREFERIDAKTDRAAMSGGTPYQRLNLMVGKLNRAMQRNPLLTEAMTRAFVFADASAAGEVDHVGKLMDSMFARAMSDGEPTEDQYHIARVISDVWLSNLLAWLTRRASATDVSKRLDLAVRLLIGDGEHPKI
- the otsB gene encoding trehalose-phosphatase, giving the protein MASPLPIELQRALTTAARVPRLLVACDYDGTMAPIVANPDDARPLMESAAALRSLAALPSTTAALISGRALRDLATLSRMPAEVHLVGSHGSEFDTGFVHAIDDAAKTLLGKIKDALSAIAAEYPGVAVEIKPASVALHVRNADSTDANEALKKARAASQHWDAQITEGKAVLEFAVIQTDKGQALDILRHQNGASAAVFIGDDVTDEKAFRRLHGPDVGIKVGDGDTLAGYRIESPEDVATVLECLLDARRTWLLGGHTTPIERLTMLSNSRTVALLTPDADVVWMCHPQADSAAVFSRLLGDATAGHFSIGPQREALPLSQRYVTGTMTVETRWASLLVTDYLSHDVGAGRTDLIRVISGQAPAVVEFAPRPEFAQAPVHLRVDDGGLRVFATNDPMVLRSPGVQWEIVPDGIHQTAQAVIDPSQGPVVLELRCGTEDLAEAPVDDASRRARAEGYWSDWVSRLSLPSLKPELMKRSALTLRGLVHADTGAIMAAATTSLPEEIGGVRNWDYRYCWIRDAAMTASAMVSLGSTVEAEGYLNWLHGVIETMHGPERLHPLYALSGAILGPEAVIDSLPGYAGSRPVRVGNAANVQVQLDVFGPVVQLICDLSHRRVADGVSAALTDADWNLVSEMVFAVESRWVEPDHGIWEIRGNPRHHVYSKVMCWLTVDRALKLAREFGREAPPGWATLRDAISAQVRERGWNDEVRSFTAAYDGTDLDAATLHIGLSGLIDPSDERFAATVVATEAELRSGATVYRYHRDDGLPGTEGGFHLCAAWLLEAYLLTDQRSQAEALFDRLVAAAGPTGLLSEEYDPVAERALGNHPQAYSHIGLLRCAQLLDT
- a CDS encoding metal ABC transporter solute-binding protein, Zn/Mn family, which translates into the protein MRAIKAAVGLTLGTALIAGAVGCSHDNKAASNHQHGTASVVASTNVWGSVASAVAGDHASVKSIISNPADDPHSFEATPSDAAAITDATLVVYNGGGYDHWVDDVLSGHKDVTAVDAYSLLPASVPQPANEHVFYDLETVKSVANQIADKLSQADAEHANDYKANAAKFADQADTIAAAERAIGAAHPGATVVATEPVAHYLLTNSGITDKTPEGFTKAIEGDSDPSPADLAAMLDLIKTRQVSALVYNTQTQTDVTKQLEDAANQASVPVITVTETLPADTDYLTWQRQTVDQMANQLDKAPQANR
- a CDS encoding LacI family DNA-binding transcriptional regulator encodes the protein MSRSPTPRRRATLASLAAELKVSRTTISNAYNRPDQLSPDLRERVLATAKRLGYPGPDPVARSLRTRKAGAVGLMITEPLNYSFSDPAALDFVAGLAESCEEAGQGLLLVAIGPNRSVGDGSAAVLAAGVDGFVVYSASDDDPYLSVVQQRHLPVVVVDQPKDVPGTSRVSIDDRAAMRKLAEYVVGLGHREIGLLTMRLGRDWPLGGPRPTVADPDRVQTPHFHVQRERIHGVYDAMRGVGLDPTSLTVVESHEHLPTSGGAAAEVALDANPRITALMCTADVLALSAMDYLRARGIYVPGQMTVTGFDGIPDAVRRGLTTVVQPSMEKGRRAGRLLHNPPRDGLPVVDVLPTEVVRGRTAGPPA